A genomic segment from Peribacillus sp. ACCC06369 encodes:
- a CDS encoding YhgE/Pip domain-containing protein yields MLKSLKGEFLAIIKHPMILISIIGIIMIPLLYSGTFLWAFWDPYGKVDQLPVAIVNMDEGAEFNESELTIGKDLVKELKEKKDFDWHFVSQKEANEGLKNQDYYMKIEIPKNFSKNATTLQEDNPEKLDLIYTSNEGFNYISTKIGDAASERIKGEVSSAVTKTYAESMFDNLNEVADGLKSASDGAGELKDGTDTVKNGSSELGDGINSAKEGSKKVDEGIDSVHSGSVEIHENLEKLAEKSLTFSNGVGSAAAGSKELNQGLQQFSSGVGQMKDGQSELLQGAKKSEAGTGELASGLQQSLEGFNQIEEKLPALTEGANGVAAGADQLSGSLSEWSAASSEAKVGASEVSAGLEEVISGLKQQSEATDDPGEKARLDGVIASLTRISEGSKGVSEGVGKLSASASEIAKGSNSLSDGANQLGEGSSALSGGFTQLKQAQDKLANGANELKNGQGQLVSGLTTFGDSIDSAQSGLGQLTEGSNNLVSGLDQLEDGSKQLSSGTSQLSDGSKGLVTGTDKLKEGSSSLTSGMGELANGAIKLQDGIAKLSDGSEELHDELKDGANEAGNIKSNEEVYDMFASPVKVDKLPINNVPNYGTSFAPYLISLSLYIGAIVLTIIFPLRDPAVKPASGFSWFISKYSVMALIGIFQAVLVDSILILGLGIDVTSLPLFFAVSILASCTFMAIIQFLGSAFDNPGRFIALLILILQLTSSGGTFPNELVPGFLQGFTPFLPMTYSINAFRAVISTGDYSFMWHNLSILAIFLVVALLLSLTYFIFRYKKLNGVLNEKQEDATVQ; encoded by the coding sequence GTGTTAAAATCTTTAAAGGGTGAATTTTTAGCCATTATAAAACATCCTATGATACTCATTTCCATAATCGGGATCATAATGATTCCCTTGTTATACAGCGGCACGTTCCTTTGGGCATTTTGGGATCCATACGGTAAGGTGGACCAATTGCCAGTTGCCATTGTCAATATGGATGAAGGTGCCGAGTTCAATGAATCGGAACTTACAATAGGAAAAGACTTAGTCAAGGAGTTAAAGGAGAAAAAGGATTTCGATTGGCATTTCGTCAGTCAAAAGGAAGCCAATGAAGGTCTGAAAAATCAAGATTATTACATGAAAATTGAAATCCCGAAAAACTTTTCGAAAAATGCAACGACCTTACAAGAGGACAATCCGGAAAAACTGGATTTAATTTACACGTCCAATGAAGGGTTCAACTATATATCTACTAAAATAGGTGACGCAGCTTCGGAGAGAATCAAAGGTGAAGTTTCGTCAGCCGTTACGAAAACCTATGCGGAGTCAATGTTCGACAATTTGAACGAAGTGGCTGACGGACTCAAAAGTGCCAGTGATGGAGCTGGAGAATTGAAAGACGGAACAGATACAGTGAAGAACGGATCAAGTGAACTTGGTGATGGGATTAACTCTGCTAAAGAAGGTTCTAAAAAAGTGGATGAAGGAATTGATTCCGTTCATTCAGGTTCTGTAGAAATCCATGAAAACCTTGAAAAACTAGCCGAAAAATCATTGACCTTTTCAAATGGGGTAGGTTCCGCAGCTGCAGGATCAAAAGAGCTTAATCAAGGGTTACAACAGTTTAGCTCTGGTGTTGGACAAATGAAAGATGGGCAATCCGAGCTTTTGCAAGGAGCCAAGAAATCTGAAGCGGGTACCGGTGAATTGGCATCTGGACTGCAGCAGTCATTAGAGGGCTTCAATCAAATAGAAGAAAAGCTGCCCGCTTTGACAGAGGGGGCAAATGGCGTGGCCGCTGGTGCTGATCAGCTGTCAGGTTCATTGTCTGAATGGAGTGCAGCATCGAGCGAAGCGAAAGTGGGGGCTTCTGAAGTTTCAGCAGGTTTGGAAGAAGTTATTTCCGGATTGAAACAACAATCCGAAGCTACTGATGATCCTGGCGAGAAAGCGCGTTTGGATGGAGTGATTGCTTCTCTAACCCGCATAAGCGAAGGCAGTAAAGGAGTTTCTGAAGGAGTAGGGAAACTATCAGCCAGTGCATCCGAAATTGCTAAGGGCTCAAACAGTCTTAGTGATGGCGCAAATCAGTTAGGTGAAGGCTCAAGTGCGCTAAGCGGTGGTTTTACTCAATTGAAGCAAGCTCAGGATAAACTTGCCAATGGAGCGAATGAACTGAAAAATGGTCAAGGTCAATTGGTTTCTGGATTGACGACGTTTGGCGATAGTATAGATTCAGCACAGAGTGGGCTTGGTCAGTTAACCGAAGGCAGCAACAACTTGGTAAGCGGACTTGATCAACTTGAAGATGGTTCCAAGCAATTATCAAGTGGAACCTCACAGCTTTCGGACGGTTCTAAAGGTCTAGTTACAGGAACGGATAAGTTGAAAGAAGGTTCATCCAGCCTTACTAGTGGTATGGGAGAACTGGCCAATGGAGCTATCAAGTTACAAGATGGAATTGCCAAACTTTCAGATGGATCTGAAGAATTACATGACGAATTGAAGGATGGGGCAAACGAAGCTGGTAACATAAAATCAAATGAAGAAGTATATGACATGTTCGCAAGTCCAGTTAAAGTGGATAAATTGCCAATAAATAATGTACCGAACTATGGCACTAGTTTTGCACCATATTTAATTTCATTGAGTTTATATATCGGGGCTATCGTTCTGACGATCATATTCCCGTTAAGAGATCCTGCTGTTAAGCCTGCAAGTGGATTTAGCTGGTTTATTAGTAAATACAGCGTCATGGCCCTCATAGGAATCTTTCAAGCCGTATTGGTGGACTCGATTTTAATTTTAGGACTTGGAATTGATGTTACGAGCCTGCCGCTGTTTTTTGCAGTAAGCATTCTTGCTAGCTGCACATTCATGGCTATCATCCAGTTCCTGGGTTCAGCCTTTGATAATCCTGGCCGGTTCATAGCATTATTAATTTTGATTCTTCAACTGACCAGCAGTGGCGGAACATTCCCGAATGAATTGGTTCCTGGCTTCCTGCAAGGGTTCACACCATTCTTACCGATGACTTATTCGATTAATGCTTTCCGAGCAGTCATCTCAACAGGAGATTATAGCTTCATGTGGCATAATCTTAGCATATTGGCCATATTCCTTGTTGTGGCATTATTATTATCACTCACGTACTTTATTTTCCGGTATAAAAAATTGAACGGCGTATTAAATGAAAAACAGGAAGATGCAACTGTACAATGA
- a CDS encoding nitronate monooxygenase, translated as MRRSLPEHWWNQLSLPVISAPMFLISGPELVKECCLNGVIGSFPAPNARPIEVLDQWMGDINDTLNAAGEKEPGSKIAPWAMNMVVHRTYSRLDEELELVKKHQPPIVITSLGSPKHVVDVVHSYGGLVFSDVSSVEFAKKAAESGVDGLILVAAGAGGHAGEINSFAFVDSVRTFWDGIILLAGSISTGHSILAAQAAGADLAYMGTRFIVAKESRANDEYREMLVDSDHDDIILTDAFSGVNCNMLKPSIRKQGMDPKQLAKKEKVDFDSMSKSSDSKAWRDIWSAGHGVGAIKKIDTAAGIIKQLEKEYQESLEKLTGQAEKLKGIISK; from the coding sequence ATGAGAAGAAGTTTGCCTGAACATTGGTGGAATCAATTATCTTTACCAGTTATCTCAGCACCTATGTTTTTAATATCCGGTCCTGAGTTAGTGAAAGAATGCTGTTTGAATGGGGTGATTGGCTCTTTTCCAGCGCCGAACGCGCGGCCAATAGAGGTACTGGATCAATGGATGGGTGACATAAACGACACATTGAATGCAGCAGGGGAGAAAGAACCAGGCTCAAAGATTGCTCCATGGGCAATGAATATGGTTGTCCACCGTACTTATAGCCGTCTTGATGAAGAATTGGAACTGGTCAAAAAACATCAGCCTCCCATTGTCATTACATCATTAGGTTCACCAAAACATGTGGTGGATGTGGTACATAGCTATGGCGGTTTGGTCTTTTCGGATGTCAGCTCTGTGGAATTTGCAAAAAAAGCTGCCGAGTCAGGTGTGGATGGATTGATCTTAGTTGCTGCGGGAGCCGGCGGTCATGCGGGTGAGATAAATAGTTTTGCTTTCGTTGACAGCGTAAGGACATTCTGGGACGGAATCATTTTGCTTGCAGGATCAATTAGTACTGGTCACAGTATTTTGGCGGCTCAGGCTGCAGGAGCAGATCTGGCTTATATGGGAACACGTTTTATCGTGGCAAAAGAGAGCAGGGCAAATGATGAATATCGTGAAATGCTTGTCGATTCTGATCATGATGACATCATCTTGACTGATGCATTTTCAGGCGTTAATTGCAATATGCTGAAACCGAGCATCAGAAAGCAAGGCATGGACCCAAAACAATTAGCAAAAAAAGAAAAAGTCGACTTTGACAGCATGTCCAAATCATCTGACTCTAAAGCGTGGCGCGATATTTGGTCAGCAGGTCATGGTGTAGGGGCGATTAAAAAAATAGATACCGCTGCCGGCATCATAAAACAATTAGAAAAAGAGTATCAGGAATCCTTAGAGAAATTGACTGGGCAGGCGGAAAAATTAAAAGGCATCATATCAAAATGA
- a CDS encoding Cof-type HAD-IIB family hydrolase, whose protein sequence is MKKPDIKLVALDMDGTLLNIAGEISEENRRAIKEAENQGVFVVLSTGRSYATCSDFAKSMELQSYLITVNGSEIYDNQGKLVERNIVDSESIQWMWELSQKHGTHFWAISCDNIYRAEMPEKIHDSQWLKFGFDTNDEGIRKIIMDELLSKGTFEISNSSPTNIEVNAMGVNKAKAIKLVCSFLDITMDNVMAVGDSLNDLAMISEAKVGVAMGNAQEIVKEKADWMTATNEEDGVAKAIRKWVLSN, encoded by the coding sequence ATGAAGAAACCTGATATTAAATTAGTTGCACTTGACATGGATGGCACTCTTCTAAATATTGCAGGAGAAATATCCGAAGAAAATAGGAGAGCGATTAAAGAAGCCGAAAATCAAGGGGTTTTTGTTGTATTGAGCACGGGAAGATCCTATGCTACATGCAGTGATTTTGCCAAGTCAATGGAACTCCAATCATACCTCATTACGGTAAACGGAAGCGAAATTTACGATAATCAAGGAAAACTGGTGGAAAGGAATATCGTCGATAGTGAGTCCATACAGTGGATGTGGGAATTAAGCCAAAAACATGGTACGCATTTTTGGGCAATTAGTTGCGATAATATTTACAGAGCTGAAATGCCTGAAAAAATCCATGATTCGCAGTGGCTTAAATTCGGTTTTGATACAAATGATGAAGGCATCCGCAAAATCATCATGGATGAACTGTTATCAAAAGGAACTTTTGAAATAAGCAATTCAAGCCCAACGAATATTGAAGTGAATGCCATGGGAGTCAATAAAGCGAAAGCGATAAAGCTTGTATGTTCATTCCTCGATATTACTATGGATAATGTTATGGCGGTAGGAGACAGCCTTAATGACCTTGCCATGATTTCTGAAGCAAAAGTGGGAGTGGCAATGGGAAATGCCCAAGAAATTGTGAAAGAAAAAGCAGATTGGATGACAGCAACCAACGAAGAAGACGGTGTGGCTAAAGCCATTCGTAAATGGGTGCTTTCAAATTGA